A window from Festucalex cinctus isolate MCC-2025b chromosome 12, RoL_Fcin_1.0, whole genome shotgun sequence encodes these proteins:
- the rps6kl1 gene encoding ribosomal protein S6 kinase-like 1 isoform X2, with protein sequence MAKRDYLVEAAKQIRMALDSEVNEDYEAAFSYYKNGVDLLLNGVQLDPNKERREAVKRKTTQYLKRAEEIFITHLQDNLAKGNSHLGGYSSLRFRPVRHLSSPVEDLEMCKVVGVSDKVLVVQSMVNKETFVVKSLMKSSWESREQPTIIPQGVPYMVKLLRYYVSEDTVYLHLEHVKGGRLFSKLNKLRKERAKEHPECITPGQHSIKMTSSYTSPTISTDYQHSVSGPHKLSDESPDGDDPRSWDETQRRLDSCGTHSYIEETGCLQNSRSAASFYSKLDRVTLLSGAARSKVGASIHPPAATLCLRSSQTQDKPALPLSCARVSQALDVMSGLGDGKAGTGLVECSSDFEVAWKAADPALRGDQINPYAVTDTDLNLAPHSKRTSCTKTDSQSHILSSSPAILHLPLHCQTQIHGRASWDGPGFPQGSILGDEMTNLDVKQAGSSPGSEERNGVVVLRSTDQAVFSDHREARATPGSSWPFPARETTSVDVRDGVEEARELLSPGNVAPPTEGSFSSWYSPRPRTEGSPVKTEGNGDDQIIEVDGWCHIPRLPQKASEKSSRQTCWGLPESEVRVWGAQILLALESLHQQGILCRDLNPRNVLLTSNGKVCLTFFGQWSEVQSEINCDAMEQMYCAPEEYDSGV encoded by the exons ATGGCCAAGCGTGATTATTTGGTGGAGGCGGCTAAGCAGATTCGCATGGCTTTGGACAGCGAGGTCAACGAGGACTATGAGGCAGCTTTCAGTTATTATAAGAATGGGGTGGACTTACTACTGAATGGGGTTCAAT TGGACCCAAACAAGGAGCGTCGGGAGGCTGTGAAGCGGAAGACGACCCAGTATTTGAAGAGAGCCGAGGAAATCTTCATCACTCACCTGCAGGACAACCTCGCAAAAGGGAACTCTCATTTAGGG GGCTACAGCAGTCTGAGATTCCGTCCGGTAAGACACTTGAGTTCTCCTGTGGAGGATCTGGAGATGTGTAAGGTGGTGGGTGTCAGTGATAAG GTTCTAGTTGTCCAAAGCATGGTTAATAAAGAGACGTTCGTTGTAAAG AGTCTGATGAAGTCGAGCTGGGAAAGCAGGGAGCAGCCGACCATCATCCCTCAAGGAGTCCCGtacatggtgaagctgctgaGGTATTACGTCAGCGAGGACACAGTTTACCTCCATCTTGAACATGTCAAAG gtggGAGGCTCTTCTCCAAACTTAACAAGCTGAGGAAAGAGAGAGCCAAGGAACACCCAGAATGCATCACACCCGGCCAGCACAGCATCAAGATGACGAGCAGCTACACCTCACCCACAATCAGCACAGACTACCAGCACAGCGTCAGCGGTCCTCACAAGCTGAGTGACGAGAGCCCGGACGGCGACGACCCGAGGTCTTGGGACGAGACCCAGCGGCGTCTGGACAGCTGCGGGACTCACTCCTACATCGAGGAGACGGGTTGCCTGCAGAACTCCCGTTCGGCCGCGTCGTTCTACAGCAAACTCGACCGTGTGACTTTGCTTTCTGGAGCGGCCAGGTCGAAGGTCGGCGCTAGTATCCATCCACCAGCTGCGACTTTGTGTTTGCGCTCCTCTCAAACTCAGGACAAACCCGCTCTTCCTCTATCTTGCGCTCGTGTCAGTCAAGCTCTGGACGTCATGTCGGGACTCGGTGACGGCAAAGCTGGAACTGGACTCGTCGAGTGCAGTTCTGACTTTGAAGTAGCTTGGAAGGCTGCAGATCCAGCACTGAGAGGTGACCAAATAAACCCCTATGCAGTCACTGACACTGACTTGAACTTGGCGCCTCATTCAAAGCGGACCTCGTGTACAAAAACAGATTCTCAAAGTCATATTTTAAGTTCCTCTCCGGCCATTTTACATCTTCCTCTCCACTGCCAAACGCAAATTCACGGAAGAGCGTCTTGGGACGGCCCTGGCTTTCCCCAGGGATCCATCTTAGGTGACGAGATGACAAACTTGGACGTGAAGCAGGCCGGCAGCAGTCCCGGCTCAGAGGAACGAAACGGAGTGGTGGTCCTCAGGAGCACAGACCAAGCCGTGTTCTCGGACCACAGGGAGGCGCGGGCCACCCCGGGAAGCTCCTGGCCTTTCCCTGCGAGGGAAACGACTTCAGTCGATGTGAGAGACGGCGTGGAAGAAGCCCGTGAGCTGCTCAGTCCAGGAAATGTGGCTCCGCCCACGGAAGGATCCTTTTCCAGCTGGTACTCCCCTCGCCCGAGGACTGAGGGCTCACCTGTGAAGACGGAGGGGAACGGGGATGACCAGATCATTGAGGTGGATGGATGGTGCCACATACCTCGTTTACCGCAAAAAGCCTCAGAGAAGTCCAGCCGTCAGACCTGCTGGGGGCTCCCTGAATCCGAGGTGCGCGTGTGGGGGGCCCAAATCCTGCTGGCCCTGGAGAGTCTTCATCAGCAGGGAATCTTATGTCGGGATCTCAACCCCAGGAATGTTCTGCTAACCAGCAATG gcaagGTGTGcttgacattttttggacaatggAGTGAAGTTCAGTCGGAAATTAACTGTGATGCCATGGAACAGATGTACTGTGCGCCAG AGGAGTACGACTCCGGTGTATAG
- the dlst gene encoding dihydrolipoyllysine-residue succinyltransferase component of 2-oxoglutarate dehydrogenase complex, mitochondrial — MLSRSRCLSRNIGRSLSAIRQGNNVLTRRGAAAIPTSYPFTAKNTVKSDPRSSVFQIQYFRTSVAYRDEVITIKTPAFAESVTEGDVRWEKAVGDTVSEDEVVCEIETDKTSVQVPSPSSGVIVELLVPDGGKVEGGTPLFKLRKGPGAPQAAEAPKAEAPAASAPSPPSDPAPPPPPPPPPAAVGPIPATMPPVPPVPAQAMDAKPVSAIKPTTAAAPVDGGAKAARTESRVKMNRMRLRIAQRLKEAQNTCAMLTTFNEIDMSNISEMRKMYKDAFLKKHNIKLGFMSAFVKASAYALTDQPAVNAVIDDTTKEIVYRDYVDISVAVATPKGLVVPVIRNVEGMNFADIEKTINMLGEKARKNELAVEDMDGGTFTISNGGVFGSLFGTPIINPPQSAILGMHGIFDRPVAVAGKVEIRPMMYVALTYDHRLVDGREAVTFLRKIKSVVEDPRVLLLDM; from the exons ATGTTGTCCCGTTCCCGGTGTCTCTCCAGGAATATTGGTCGCTCCCTGTCTGCGATCCGCCAG gGAAATAATGTGCTGACTCGCAGAGGTGCAGCAG CTATACCAACTAGCTACCCTTTCACTGCCAAGAACACTGT aaAATCTGATCCACGCTCCAGTGTCTTCCAAATCCAATACTTCAGGACCTCTGTTGCCTACA GAGATGAAGTCATCACCATTAAGACCCCCGCCTTTGCGGAGTCTGTTACGGAGGGGGACGTGAGGTGGGAAAAAG CTGTGGGGGACACTGTTTCAGAGGATGAGGTGGTGTGTGAAATTGAGACTGATAAG ACATCCGTGCAGGTTCCTTCTCCGTCTTCCGGGGTGATCGTGGAGCTTTTGGTTCCTGATGGAGGCAAAGTCGAGGGGGGAACGCCTCTCTTCAAGCTTCGAAAAGGCC CCGGAGCTCCTCAAGCTGCAGAAGCCCCAAAAGCCGAGGCCCCGGCCGCATCTGCCCCTTCACCACCTTCCGatcccgcacctccccctcctcctccccctccccccgcAGCTGTTGGCCCCATTCCCGCCACGATGCCCCCTGTGCCACCTGTGCCAGCACAAGCTATGGATGCCAAACCAG TGTCAGCCATCAAGCCCACCACAGCGGCAGCCCCCGTGGATGGAGGAGCGAAAGCAGCCCGCACTGAGAGCAGG GTGAAGATGAATCGCATGAGACTGCGAATTGCGCAAAGGCTGAAGGAAGCCCAAAACACTTGCGCAATGTTGACTACCTTTAATGAGATTGACATGAG CAACATCTCGGAGATGAGAAAGATGTACAAAGACGCCTTCCTGAAGAAGCACAACATCAAGCTGGGCTTCATGTCTGCGTTTGTGAAGGCGTCCGCCTACGCTCTGACTGACCAACCCGCCGTCAATGCTG TCATTGATGACACCACCAAAGAGATTGTGTACAGGGACTACGTAGACATCAGCGTGGCTGTGGCCACCCCAAAA GGTCTGGTTGTCCCCGTAATCAGGAATGTCGAAGGAATGAATTTTGCCGACATCGAGAAGACCATCAATATGTTGGGCGAAAAG GCCCGCAAGAACGAGCTGGCCGTGGAAGACATGGACGGAGGGACCTTCACCATCAGCAACGGCGGCGTGTTCGGATCTTTGTTCGGCACACCCATCATCAACCCGCCTCAGTCTGCCATCTTGGGCATGCATGGCATATTTGACAGGCCTGTGGCAGTGGCTGGCAAG GTGGAGATCCGTCCCATGATGTACGTGGCCCTGACGTACGATCATCGCCTCGTCGACGGGAGAGAGGCCGTCACCTTCCTGCGCAAGATCAAGTCTGTGGTGGAGGACCCCAGGGTGCTGCTCCTCGACATGTGA
- the rps6kl1 gene encoding ribosomal protein S6 kinase-like 1 isoform X1, protein MAKRDYLVEAAKQIRMALDSEVNEDYEAAFSYYKNGVDLLLNGVQLDPNKERREAVKRKTTQYLKRAEEIFITHLQDNLAKGNSHLGGYSSLRFRPVRHLSSPVEDLEMCKVVGVSDKVLVVQSMVNKETFVVKSLMKSSWESREQPTIIPQGVPYMVKLLRYYVSEDTVYLHLEHVKGGRLFSKLNKLRKERAKEHPECITPGQHSIKMTSSYTSPTISTDYQHSVSGPHKLSDESPDGDDPRSWDETQRRLDSCGTHSYIEETGCLQNSRSAASFYSKLDRVTLLSGAARSKVGASIHPPAATLCLRSSQTQDKPALPLSCARVSQALDVMSGLGDGKAGTGLVECSSDFEVAWKAADPALRGDQINPYAVTDTDLNLAPHSKRTSCTKTDSQSHILSSSPAILHLPLHCQTQIHGRASWDGPGFPQGSILGDEMTNLDVKQAGSSPGSEERNGVVVLRSTDQAVFSDHREARATPGSSWPFPARETTSVDVRDGVEEARELLSPGNVAPPTEGSFSSWYSPRPRTEGSPVKTEGNGDDQIIEVDGWCHIPRLPQKASEKSSRQTCWGLPESEVRVWGAQILLALESLHQQGILCRDLNPRNVLLTSNGKVCLTFFGQWSEVQSEINCDAMEQMYCAPEIGGVSRVTEACDWWSLGALLFELLTGMPLWQLHPTGINSHTQLLIPDHLSTAAASLLTELLQFDAGYRLGCGGGGVSDIKCHPFFSSVSWKALSC, encoded by the exons ATGGCCAAGCGTGATTATTTGGTGGAGGCGGCTAAGCAGATTCGCATGGCTTTGGACAGCGAGGTCAACGAGGACTATGAGGCAGCTTTCAGTTATTATAAGAATGGGGTGGACTTACTACTGAATGGGGTTCAAT TGGACCCAAACAAGGAGCGTCGGGAGGCTGTGAAGCGGAAGACGACCCAGTATTTGAAGAGAGCCGAGGAAATCTTCATCACTCACCTGCAGGACAACCTCGCAAAAGGGAACTCTCATTTAGGG GGCTACAGCAGTCTGAGATTCCGTCCGGTAAGACACTTGAGTTCTCCTGTGGAGGATCTGGAGATGTGTAAGGTGGTGGGTGTCAGTGATAAG GTTCTAGTTGTCCAAAGCATGGTTAATAAAGAGACGTTCGTTGTAAAG AGTCTGATGAAGTCGAGCTGGGAAAGCAGGGAGCAGCCGACCATCATCCCTCAAGGAGTCCCGtacatggtgaagctgctgaGGTATTACGTCAGCGAGGACACAGTTTACCTCCATCTTGAACATGTCAAAG gtggGAGGCTCTTCTCCAAACTTAACAAGCTGAGGAAAGAGAGAGCCAAGGAACACCCAGAATGCATCACACCCGGCCAGCACAGCATCAAGATGACGAGCAGCTACACCTCACCCACAATCAGCACAGACTACCAGCACAGCGTCAGCGGTCCTCACAAGCTGAGTGACGAGAGCCCGGACGGCGACGACCCGAGGTCTTGGGACGAGACCCAGCGGCGTCTGGACAGCTGCGGGACTCACTCCTACATCGAGGAGACGGGTTGCCTGCAGAACTCCCGTTCGGCCGCGTCGTTCTACAGCAAACTCGACCGTGTGACTTTGCTTTCTGGAGCGGCCAGGTCGAAGGTCGGCGCTAGTATCCATCCACCAGCTGCGACTTTGTGTTTGCGCTCCTCTCAAACTCAGGACAAACCCGCTCTTCCTCTATCTTGCGCTCGTGTCAGTCAAGCTCTGGACGTCATGTCGGGACTCGGTGACGGCAAAGCTGGAACTGGACTCGTCGAGTGCAGTTCTGACTTTGAAGTAGCTTGGAAGGCTGCAGATCCAGCACTGAGAGGTGACCAAATAAACCCCTATGCAGTCACTGACACTGACTTGAACTTGGCGCCTCATTCAAAGCGGACCTCGTGTACAAAAACAGATTCTCAAAGTCATATTTTAAGTTCCTCTCCGGCCATTTTACATCTTCCTCTCCACTGCCAAACGCAAATTCACGGAAGAGCGTCTTGGGACGGCCCTGGCTTTCCCCAGGGATCCATCTTAGGTGACGAGATGACAAACTTGGACGTGAAGCAGGCCGGCAGCAGTCCCGGCTCAGAGGAACGAAACGGAGTGGTGGTCCTCAGGAGCACAGACCAAGCCGTGTTCTCGGACCACAGGGAGGCGCGGGCCACCCCGGGAAGCTCCTGGCCTTTCCCTGCGAGGGAAACGACTTCAGTCGATGTGAGAGACGGCGTGGAAGAAGCCCGTGAGCTGCTCAGTCCAGGAAATGTGGCTCCGCCCACGGAAGGATCCTTTTCCAGCTGGTACTCCCCTCGCCCGAGGACTGAGGGCTCACCTGTGAAGACGGAGGGGAACGGGGATGACCAGATCATTGAGGTGGATGGATGGTGCCACATACCTCGTTTACCGCAAAAAGCCTCAGAGAAGTCCAGCCGTCAGACCTGCTGGGGGCTCCCTGAATCCGAGGTGCGCGTGTGGGGGGCCCAAATCCTGCTGGCCCTGGAGAGTCTTCATCAGCAGGGAATCTTATGTCGGGATCTCAACCCCAGGAATGTTCTGCTAACCAGCAATG gcaagGTGTGcttgacattttttggacaatggAGTGAAGTTCAGTCGGAAATTAACTGTGATGCCATGGAACAGATGTACTGTGCGCCAG AGATTGGTGGAGTGTCCAGAGTCACGGAAGCTTGTGATTGGTGGAGTTTGGGAGCCCTGCTGTTTGAACTTCTCACAGGAATG CCACTATGGCAGCTCCACCCGACAGGAATCAATTCCCACACTCAATTGCTCATCCCCGACCACCTGAGCACCGCAGCTGCATCTCTGCTCACTGAG TTACTTCAGTTTGATGCTGGCTATCGTTTGGGTTGTGGTGGTGGAGGTGTGAGCGACATCAAGTGTCACCCCTTCTTCAGCAGCGTCTCCTGGAAGGCGCTGAGCTGCTAG